In the genome of Oxalobacter aliiformigenes, one region contains:
- the rplI gene encoding 50S ribosomal protein L9, which yields MQVILLDKVGNLGNLGDVVKVKDGYARNYLIPQRMARRATAAAIEEFEAKRAELEKAAAEKLANAQTQGEKLAGLTVQILQKSGVDGRLFGSVTNFDIAEALTKQGFDIHKAQVRLPQGPFKTVGDFPVAIALHSDVVVDITVSVLGEHV from the coding sequence ATGCAAGTAATTTTGTTGGATAAAGTCGGCAATCTCGGCAATCTCGGTGATGTCGTAAAAGTCAAGGACGGATATGCCCGCAACTACCTGATTCCCCAGCGTATGGCACGCCGCGCTACCGCTGCCGCCATTGAGGAATTCGAAGCGAAACGCGCCGAACTGGAAAAGGCAGCGGCAGAAAAACTGGCAAATGCCCAGACCCAGGGCGAAAAACTGGCTGGTCTGACTGTCCAGATCCTGCAGAAATCCGGTGTGGACGGCCGTCTGTTCGGTTCCGTCACCAATTTCGATATCGCAGAAGCACTCACCAAACAAGGCTTCGATATCCACAAAGCCCAAGTTCGCCTGCCACAAGGTCCATTCAAGACCGTTGGTGACTTCCCCGTCGCCATCGCCTTGCATTCCGATGTGGTTGTCGACATTACCGTTTCCGTTCTCGGCGAACACGTTTAA
- a CDS encoding cysteine desulfurase, translated as MITTDRNFFPEVSGKDDDPVLREIANLSIACFPEFGRGLSGKRSVSYTGSGLKRIAGELSGINYPDELSSIFSDTVFLKEENATGAYHPVLQAVGDEKSVTRKDSPSSRKVFDVERIRRDFPILSEKVNNGQKLVWLDNAATTQKPEPVIERISRFYLHENSNVHRGAHELAARSTDAYEEARQKVAAFLTAPSASDIVFVRGTTEGINLVAQSYVKPRLEAGDEIILSILEHHANIVPWQQVCAETGALIRVIPADDSGQLILSEYRKLFNRRTRFVSVTHVSNALGTVTPVGEMIGIAHHHGVKTLIDAAQSVAHIPVDVQELDADFLVFSGHKIFGPTGIGVVYGKKELLDSAVPYQGGGNMIADVTFGKTRYRPAPARFEAGTGNIAGAVGLGAALDYVEKTGIHEISRYEHELLVYAMDQFKRISGLHLIGNAADRTSVLSFVMDGYDVSEIGHYLSRHGIAVRAGHHCAQPALRRYGLEATVRPSLAFYNTFEEIDCLVKTLLRLRQY; from the coding sequence ATGATTACAACTGACCGGAATTTTTTCCCTGAAGTTTCCGGCAAGGACGACGATCCTGTTTTGCGGGAGATCGCGAACTTGTCCATTGCCTGTTTTCCTGAATTCGGACGGGGTTTGTCGGGAAAGCGGTCTGTTTCGTATACCGGTTCCGGACTAAAGAGGATCGCCGGTGAGTTATCCGGCATAAATTATCCGGACGAACTGTCGTCGATATTTTCTGATACGGTGTTCCTCAAGGAAGAGAATGCAACAGGAGCATACCATCCGGTTTTGCAGGCGGTCGGTGACGAAAAATCCGTAACACGCAAAGACAGCCCGTCCAGTCGGAAAGTGTTTGATGTGGAACGGATCCGGCGGGATTTCCCTATTTTGTCCGAAAAGGTCAATAACGGACAAAAACTGGTCTGGCTGGATAATGCCGCGACGACGCAGAAACCGGAACCGGTGATCGAGCGTATCAGCCGGTTTTACCTTCATGAAAATTCCAATGTCCATCGGGGAGCGCATGAGCTGGCTGCGCGTTCTACGGACGCTTATGAGGAAGCACGACAGAAAGTGGCCGCTTTCCTGACGGCTCCTTCTGCATCCGATATTGTATTCGTCAGGGGAACAACGGAAGGGATCAATCTTGTCGCGCAGAGTTACGTAAAACCGCGGCTTGAGGCCGGCGATGAAATTATTCTGTCCATTCTTGAACATCATGCCAATATTGTTCCCTGGCAGCAGGTTTGTGCGGAAACAGGAGCGCTTATTCGTGTGATTCCAGCCGACGACAGCGGACAGCTGATTTTGTCGGAATACCGGAAACTGTTCAATAGACGGACACGTTTCGTTTCCGTCACGCATGTTTCCAATGCACTGGGAACGGTAACACCTGTCGGTGAAATGATCGGCATCGCTCACCACCATGGTGTGAAAACCCTGATCGACGCTGCGCAGTCAGTTGCGCACATTCCTGTTGATGTACAGGAACTGGATGCGGATTTTCTGGTTTTTTCTGGACACAAGATTTTCGGGCCGACCGGAATCGGCGTCGTTTACGGAAAAAAGGAACTGCTGGATAGTGCCGTTCCGTATCAGGGCGGCGGGAATATGATAGCCGATGTCACCTTCGGAAAAACACGATATCGCCCGGCTCCCGCACGGTTCGAGGCAGGTACCGGCAACATTGCCGGTGCCGTCGGGTTGGGGGCAGCATTGGATTATGTCGAGAAAACCGGCATTCATGAGATAAGCCGTTACGAACATGAATTGCTGGTTTATGCGATGGATCAGTTTAAGCGTATTTCCGGATTGCATCTGATCGGAAATGCCGCAGACAGGACAAGTGTACTTTCTTTTGTCATGGACGGGTACGATGTTTCGGAAATCGGCCACTATCTGAGCCGGCACGGAATTGCTGTCAGAGCAGGGCATCATTGTGCGCAGCCGGCTTTGAGGCGATATGGTCTTGAGGCAACCGTCCGTCCATCCCTTGCTTTCTATAATACATTTGAGGAAATCGATTGTCTTGTCAAAACACTTTTGCGGTTGCGGCAATATTGA
- a CDS encoding family 2A encapsulin nanocompartment shell protein — MSEESKPASLGIDAAYQLSDVTKTTAQYQSLTPRWLTRVLEWKGLETGIFRRNRVVEDQSPLEVLCSQIRKETVIPQTFIDYEEKPREYVLNSISAIINIDTRISDIYSVPHNQIREQLRLAIESIRERQEGQLINNDDYGLLKNVPDSQRIQSRTGFPTPDDFDELISRVWKEPSFFLAHPRAIAAFGRECTRRGVPPATVDLFGSHFLTWRGIPIFPTNKLLVDGVREPKGKAGKTDILLVRTGEANQGVIGLYQKNLPDEQSRGLSVKFRGIDDKGIASYLLSIYCSVAILSDDAVAVLEDVDIGNYYDYN, encoded by the coding sequence ATGTCAGAGGAAAGTAAACCAGCATCACTTGGAATAGATGCCGCTTATCAATTGTCGGATGTGACGAAAACGACGGCACAGTATCAGTCGTTGACACCGCGGTGGCTGACGCGGGTACTGGAATGGAAAGGTCTTGAAACGGGGATTTTCCGGCGGAACAGGGTGGTGGAAGATCAGTCGCCACTTGAAGTGCTGTGCAGCCAGATCAGAAAGGAAACGGTCATTCCACAGACGTTTATCGATTATGAGGAAAAACCCCGTGAGTACGTTCTGAATTCCATCTCGGCCATTATCAATATCGATACCCGGATTTCCGATATTTACAGTGTTCCGCACAATCAGATCAGGGAGCAGTTGCGTCTGGCAATAGAAAGTATCCGCGAGCGTCAGGAAGGGCAGCTGATCAATAATGATGATTACGGTTTACTCAAGAATGTGCCGGATTCCCAGCGGATACAGTCACGGACAGGTTTCCCGACACCGGATGATTTCGATGAACTGATTTCCAGGGTCTGGAAAGAACCGTCTTTTTTTCTGGCTCATCCTCGGGCTATTGCGGCATTCGGCCGTGAGTGCACACGTCGGGGAGTGCCTCCGGCAACAGTCGATCTGTTCGGTTCGCATTTTCTGACATGGCGAGGAATTCCGATTTTTCCGACGAACAAGCTGCTGGTCGATGGCGTCAGGGAACCGAAAGGAAAGGCGGGCAAAACGGATATTCTGCTTGTCCGTACCGGTGAGGCGAATCAAGGGGTCATCGGTTTGTATCAGAAAAATCTTCCCGATGAACAGTCGAGAGGACTCTCGGTCAAGTTCAGGGGAATTGACGACAAAGGAATCGCGTCTTATCTGCTTTCCATTTATTGCTCGGTTGCCATTCTGTCGGATGATGCCGTTGCTGTTCTGGAAGATGTCGATATAGGTAATTATTATGATTACAACTGA
- the moeB gene encoding molybdopterin-synthase adenylyltransferase MoeB produces the protein MNRETFSPVSRSAGQEKDEIIRYSRHLLLPQIGIQGQEKLGKARVLIVGAGGLGSPVALYLAAAGVGTIGLLDFDEVELSNLQRQVIHSTRDIGRPKVASAKDRIRALNPAVNVEVFNTKLTSENALEIMAGYDIIVDGTDNFQSRYLINDACVLLRKPDVYGSIYRFDGLASVFDARKGPCYRCLYPDPPAPGTVPSCGEAGVVGVISGMIGTIQANEVVKLIVGGGEPLIGRLLSLDAWQMQFREYAIQKDPACPVCGEHPTVTGLIDYEEFCGIGKRDRSYIVEEITPVTLKERLEKHENIQLIDIREPHEKAIAWIEGARHIPFGQVQRHMDELDREAETVFICKSGQKSVYLIEELMKAGYGGKLLSLKDGIIGWAKEVDSSMPVY, from the coding sequence ATGAACAGGGAAACTTTTTCTCCGGTTTCCCGTTCTGCCGGACAGGAGAAGGACGAGATTATCCGTTACAGCCGGCATCTTCTGTTGCCTCAGATCGGCATACAGGGCCAGGAAAAACTGGGCAAGGCCAGAGTCCTGATTGTCGGGGCGGGAGGGCTCGGCTCTCCGGTGGCCTTGTATCTGGCGGCTGCCGGTGTCGGAACCATCGGGCTTCTGGATTTCGACGAAGTCGAATTGTCCAATCTTCAGCGGCAGGTGATTCATTCCACACGTGATATCGGGCGTCCGAAGGTCGCATCGGCAAAGGATCGCATTCGGGCACTCAATCCTGCCGTCAATGTCGAGGTTTTCAATACGAAACTGACCAGTGAAAATGCACTGGAAATCATGGCTGGTTACGACATTATTGTGGATGGTACGGATAATTTCCAGTCACGCTATCTCATCAATGATGCTTGTGTCCTGCTCAGGAAACCGGATGTTTACGGTTCCATTTACCGGTTCGATGGGCTGGCAAGTGTTTTCGATGCCAGAAAAGGCCCCTGTTATCGCTGTCTGTATCCCGATCCACCCGCTCCCGGTACGGTTCCGTCTTGCGGAGAAGCCGGTGTGGTTGGTGTGATATCCGGAATGATCGGTACGATCCAGGCCAATGAAGTCGTCAAACTGATTGTCGGGGGCGGTGAACCGCTGATCGGGCGACTGCTCTCTCTGGATGCCTGGCAAATGCAGTTCAGGGAATATGCCATTCAGAAAGATCCTGCCTGTCCGGTATGTGGTGAACATCCGACGGTTACCGGACTGATCGATTATGAGGAGTTTTGCGGTATCGGGAAGCGTGACCGTTCATACATTGTCGAGGAAATAACTCCGGTCACTCTGAAAGAGCGGCTGGAAAAACATGAAAACATTCAACTAATCGATATCCGGGAACCTCATGAAAAAGCGATTGCCTGGATAGAAGGGGCCAGACATATCCCTTTCGGTCAGGTACAAAGGCATATGGATGAGCTCGATCGGGAGGCCGAAACGGTATTCATTTGCAAGTCAGGACAGAAAAGCGTTTACCTCATCGAGGAGTTGATGAAGGCTGGATATGGCGGAAAACTGTTGAGTCTGAAAGACGGAATCATTGGCTGGGCAAAAGAAGTGGATAGCTCCATGCCGGTCTATTAA
- a CDS encoding Sapep family Mn(2+)-dependent dipeptidase, translating into MHKLIDDRFEELVADLKYMLSFRTDASLYEPTENDPFGRPMTDALNAFLKRAESYGFTTRNLDNYVGYVDTSTDKSLPLYGIMCHLDVVPAGDESLWHYPPFGGVDSGGRLYGRGSFDDKGPAVASLHAMRAIRDTQSLKCRFRLIVGLDEETGAFRCIKRYKKTEEIPLHSFSPDGAFPLINAEKGILRLTVRKEFDGSGDSFVGIETIRGGVRTNIVPGKAFVTLKGIRFPDDRDGFEFQGDSVVANGLSTHVKHPWDGKNAILLLLQFLAQQDIHSPLGDYVRELHRLFRMEYDGRSLGIACHDDVSGDLTCTLAVIDADRQGCTLKVDIRYPVTFDGNEIVEKLKQIFGQLGASVTLDSRNAPLYVPEDDPFVQLLLGAYTAVTGQAGKPISTGGGTYCRDMPRSVSFGILFPGEESVAHSVDEYVSLASLKKAAHIYGEAFERINGKK; encoded by the coding sequence ATGCATAAATTGATAGATGACCGTTTTGAGGAACTGGTTGCCGATCTGAAGTATATGCTTTCGTTCAGAACGGATGCTTCACTGTATGAACCAACGGAAAATGATCCGTTTGGGCGTCCCATGACGGATGCATTGAATGCCTTTCTCAAGCGTGCGGAAAGTTATGGTTTTACGACAAGAAATCTCGACAATTATGTCGGTTATGTCGATACTTCTACTGACAAGTCATTGCCGCTTTACGGCATTATGTGTCATCTGGATGTCGTACCGGCTGGGGATGAATCGCTCTGGCATTATCCGCCTTTTGGTGGCGTTGATTCCGGAGGGCGTCTTTATGGTCGTGGCAGTTTCGATGATAAAGGACCGGCGGTTGCCAGTCTGCATGCCATGAGAGCCATACGGGATACACAGTCTCTTAAGTGCCGTTTCCGTCTGATTGTCGGGCTGGACGAGGAAACAGGTGCGTTCAGGTGCATCAAGCGTTACAAGAAAACCGAGGAAATTCCATTGCACAGTTTTTCGCCGGATGGCGCATTTCCGCTGATCAATGCGGAAAAGGGAATTCTGCGCTTGACTGTCAGGAAGGAGTTTGATGGATCCGGCGACTCTTTTGTCGGGATAGAAACGATCAGGGGAGGAGTCCGGACGAATATCGTACCGGGAAAGGCATTTGTGACATTGAAAGGTATCCGTTTTCCGGATGATCGGGACGGATTCGAATTTCAGGGCGATTCTGTTGTCGCAAATGGTTTGTCCACACATGTCAAACATCCCTGGGATGGCAAAAACGCGATTCTTTTGCTGCTTCAGTTTCTTGCCCAGCAGGACATCCATTCTCCGCTGGGAGATTATGTCAGGGAACTGCACAGGCTGTTTCGGATGGAATATGACGGTCGTTCGCTCGGAATTGCATGCCATGATGATGTTTCGGGAGATTTGACCTGTACGCTGGCTGTCATTGATGCCGATCGGCAGGGATGTACCCTTAAAGTCGATATCCGGTATCCCGTCACGTTCGATGGCAATGAAATCGTGGAAAAACTGAAACAGATTTTCGGACAGCTTGGAGCAAGTGTGACACTGGATAGCCGCAATGCTCCGCTTTATGTTCCTGAGGACGATCCTTTCGTCCAGCTTTTGCTGGGAGCTTATACGGCTGTAACAGGGCAGGCTGGCAAGCCGATCAGTACAGGAGGTGGCACATATTGCCGGGATATGCCGCGTTCCGTTTCTTTCGGGATACTGTTTCCGGGGGAAGAGTCTGTTGCGCACAGTGTGGATGAATATGTTTCGCTTGCTTCGCTCAAAAAAGCGGCGCACATCTATGGGGAAGCATTCGAACGGATAAACGGGAAAAAATGA
- a CDS encoding class I adenylate-forming enzyme family protein has protein sequence MNLGMLGSDIDPEKTAFVSLPQNRRYTYGDIQSISDTVAAGLSRKYQVGDRIAVIGLNSADYIATVLGIMKAGMVAVPVNWKLPDAQIRDVLNDAGVKQVFSDDENGSAVPDDFSWEPLCGTERQGFLSVDMAGKEPALILYTSGSTGRPKGVVLSHESHVWTAQTRKKRTSLANDVTLIAAPLYHMQALTLAFLVLASGGTAVILPRFTTADYLKAIETYSCTYITAVPPMIEAVLRDPLVHDTDLSSVTTVRLGSAPAGDSLFGRIGKIMPQANIVTSYGTTESGPVTFTSHPEGKKTPPFSAGYPHPDVSVRLNDHGVLEIKSPALMNGYYNRPEIRPFTEDGYYITGDVFSLDEDGFYTFKGRADDMFVCGGENIYPGEVEKVLGTHPLVQNTCVVPVDDDIKGKKPVAYVVKKGNVTEEELKRFVLAHAAPYLHPRRVWFVDQLPVTDTNKINRKLLMADAAKRLSEENNA, from the coding sequence ATGAATCTCGGAATGCTGGGCAGTGACATCGATCCGGAAAAAACAGCGTTTGTCAGTTTGCCTCAAAACAGGCGCTATACCTATGGCGATATTCAGTCCATTTCGGACACGGTTGCTGCCGGTTTATCCAGGAAATACCAGGTTGGAGACAGGATAGCGGTAATTGGTCTGAATTCCGCGGATTATATAGCTACTGTGCTTGGCATAATGAAAGCAGGTATGGTGGCCGTTCCGGTCAACTGGAAATTGCCGGATGCACAAATCAGGGATGTTCTGAACGATGCGGGAGTCAAACAGGTTTTTTCTGATGACGAAAACGGATCGGCCGTCCCAGATGATTTTTCATGGGAGCCGTTGTGCGGAACAGAAAGACAAGGTTTCTTGTCTGTTGACATGGCGGGTAAGGAACCGGCATTGATTCTTTATACATCAGGTTCCACGGGACGTCCCAAAGGGGTGGTGTTAAGTCATGAAAGTCATGTTTGGACAGCACAAACGCGTAAAAAAAGAACATCGCTGGCGAACGATGTCACTCTGATTGCCGCGCCGCTTTACCACATGCAGGCGCTGACTTTGGCTTTCCTTGTCCTGGCATCGGGGGGAACGGCTGTCATACTTCCCCGTTTTACAACAGCCGATTATCTGAAAGCGATCGAGACATATTCCTGCACGTATATTACGGCTGTTCCTCCCATGATAGAAGCTGTTTTGCGTGATCCTCTTGTCCATGATACCGACCTGTCGTCTGTGACGACGGTTCGTCTTGGTTCGGCTCCAGCCGGCGACAGTCTGTTCGGACGGATCGGGAAAATCATGCCGCAGGCAAATATCGTAACGTCATACGGAACAACGGAATCGGGACCGGTTACTTTTACATCTCATCCGGAAGGAAAAAAAACTCCTCCGTTTTCTGCCGGATATCCTCATCCTGATGTTTCAGTCAGACTGAATGATCATGGTGTTCTGGAGATCAAGTCGCCTGCCTTGATGAACGGTTATTACAACCGTCCGGAAATCAGGCCGTTCACGGAAGATGGTTATTACATTACCGGCGATGTTTTCAGCCTGGATGAGGACGGTTTTTATACATTCAAAGGCAGGGCGGACGATATGTTTGTCTGTGGCGGCGAAAATATTTATCCGGGAGAGGTGGAAAAGGTACTTGGAACGCATCCGCTGGTTCAAAACACGTGTGTCGTTCCTGTCGATGACGATATCAAGGGGAAAAAACCGGTTGCCTATGTCGTGAAAAAGGGAAATGTGACAGAAGAAGAACTGAAACGGTTCGTACTTGCTCATGCTGCGCCTTATTTGCATCCTCGCCGGGTATGGTTTGTCGATCAGTTGCCTGTTACCGATACGAACAAGATAAACCGGAAATTATTAATGGCTGATGCAGCCAAACGTCTGTCGGAGGAAAATAATGCATAA
- a CDS encoding VOC family protein, whose product MELQLDHLVINAKYVLEDYERQFSELGFIVTPPSKHSLGSVNQSIVFKDHYLELVGLGDGRRKDLLESHEGIDGLVFRMSDPVKLVMELERSSLAMQPLQNFSRPVPGGTGKAEFSVIRLVKGQFQEGRVYFCQHHTPQFIWRSNDMKHPNGVTGIKYLYIASHDSAGTRLRYNRLGNLTGFEIKIGSVGELCDRFGVANFEADRFVAMTFHCPDIDRVEQIVRKNVPLYRKSGNRLWLKAGKNIILEFES is encoded by the coding sequence ATGGAACTTCAGCTTGACCATCTCGTCATAAATGCCAAATATGTGCTGGAAGACTATGAAAGACAGTTTTCAGAACTTGGATTTATCGTTACGCCACCGAGCAAACACAGTCTGGGGTCGGTCAATCAGAGTATTGTTTTCAAGGATCATTATCTGGAACTGGTCGGTCTGGGAGATGGACGGAGAAAGGATCTGCTTGAAAGCCATGAGGGAATTGACGGACTGGTTTTCAGGATGTCCGATCCGGTGAAACTGGTAATGGAACTGGAACGGTCTTCATTGGCCATGCAGCCTTTGCAGAATTTTTCCAGACCCGTTCCCGGAGGCACAGGGAAAGCGGAATTTTCTGTCATTCGTCTTGTAAAAGGACAGTTTCAGGAAGGAAGGGTTTATTTCTGCCAGCATCATACGCCGCAATTTATCTGGCGTAGTAACGATATGAAGCATCCCAACGGGGTTACGGGAATAAAGTATTTGTATATAGCCAGTCATGATTCTGCTGGAACACGCCTCCGTTATAACCGGTTGGGCAATTTGACAGGGTTCGAAATAAAAATCGGATCGGTCGGTGAATTATGCGACCGTTTCGGAGTAGCCAATTTCGAGGCGGACCGTTTTGTTGCGATGACTTTCCATTGCCCTGATATTGACAGGGTCGAACAGATCGTCAGAAAAAATGTACCACTTTATCGGAAGTCGGGAAACAGGCTCTGGCTGAAGGCCGGGAAGAACATCATTTTGGAGTTTGAATCATGA
- a CDS encoding PaaI family thioesterase has product MKEKLNEFLLSRPFHQWLGLSVLDVGDDYVEIAATWRPEWIVNPEGQYIHGGILAALVDLGADMSLYSRIGKGVPTIDLRVDYHAPARGDLRVVGKVVRFGKRVSSAQAEVFDRDGRLVASGRGVFHTGG; this is encoded by the coding sequence ATGAAGGAAAAACTGAACGAATTTCTGTTGTCCCGGCCTTTTCACCAGTGGCTTGGCCTGAGTGTGCTGGATGTGGGGGACGACTATGTTGAAATTGCTGCCACATGGCGTCCGGAGTGGATTGTCAATCCTGAAGGACAATATATTCATGGCGGTATTCTCGCTGCACTGGTTGATCTGGGTGCTGATATGTCGTTGTATTCCCGTATCGGGAAAGGCGTGCCGACTATTGATCTGAGAGTGGATTATCATGCACCGGCACGGGGTGATCTGAGAGTGGTCGGCAAGGTGGTGAGATTCGGAAAGCGGGTTTCATCTGCACAGGCTGAAGTCTTCGACAGGGATGGACGGCTTGTCGCATCAGGCAGGGGTGTTTTTCATACGGGGGGATGA
- a CDS encoding zinc-binding dehydrogenase, translating to MKALVLSEHGDLDKLGLVKDKPVPQPGDGEVLVRVGASSFNYHDIFTVRGMPGIRVPLPVVIGLDIAGTVVEDAGEWKAGDRVMVNPLRAGIGLMGEMVDGGMEEYVVVSADQLFRIPDNVSFHQAAALPVAYGTAHRMLITHNTVRPGDRVLILGASGGVGTASIIIAKMLGAEVIACGGSDEKCARLKELGADYTINYNTTDFVKYVYAQYGKPQRRTFEGGVDVLINYTGGDTWAKSLKAVKRGGTILVCGATAGYDPKEDLRYIWTFELNVKGSNSFYRDNLEDLLNLVSEKRIDPVIDQVLPLEEAIDGLALIRDRKVIGKIIVDPTL from the coding sequence ATGAAAGCACTGGTTTTGAGCGAGCATGGTGATCTGGACAAACTGGGATTGGTAAAGGACAAACCGGTTCCACAACCGGGAGATGGCGAGGTTCTTGTCCGGGTCGGTGCTTCTTCTTTTAATTATCATGACATTTTCACTGTACGCGGCATGCCTGGAATCAGGGTTCCCTTGCCGGTAGTGATCGGTCTGGATATTGCAGGAACGGTAGTTGAAGATGCCGGTGAATGGAAAGCGGGAGATCGTGTCATGGTCAATCCTCTTCGTGCCGGTATTGGACTGATGGGAGAAATGGTCGATGGCGGCATGGAGGAATATGTTGTCGTGTCGGCAGATCAGCTTTTCAGAATACCGGACAATGTCAGTTTCCACCAGGCGGCAGCACTTCCTGTCGCTTATGGTACAGCCCATCGTATGCTGATTACGCATAACACGGTCAGGCCGGGTGACAGAGTGCTGATCCTGGGGGCAAGTGGTGGCGTGGGAACGGCCAGTATCATTATTGCCAAGATGCTGGGGGCCGAAGTGATCGCTTGCGGCGGTTCCGATGAAAAGTGCGCACGTCTGAAGGAACTGGGTGCCGATTACACTATCAACTACAACACGACGGACTTCGTCAAGTATGTTTATGCACAGTATGGAAAACCGCAGCGACGGACATTTGAAGGTGGCGTGGATGTGTTGATCAATTATACCGGCGGCGATACGTGGGCGAAATCGCTGAAGGCGGTCAAACGTGGCGGAACCATACTGGTATGCGGGGCGACAGCCGGTTATGACCCGAAAGAAGATTTGCGCTACATCTGGACATTTGAACTGAATGTAAAAGGGTCGAACAGCTTTTACCGGGACAATCTGGAGGATTTGCTGAATCTGGTTTCCGAAAAAAGGATCGATCCGGTAATTGACCAGGTGCTTCCTCTGGAAGAAGCCATTGATGGACTGGCGCTGATCCGGGATCGGAAAGTTATCGGGAAAATTATTGTGGATCCGACATTATGA
- a CDS encoding ABC transporter substrate-binding protein: MRKLIVMFMMLIAFAGSTFAAGKEKVRVGYWTSGISLGYGAVLEETRILEKNGVDVEYVRFPDLLAQIQALSTGDIDVAYAAPMTAVFGAINDGVPIKIIAATQLADAVVVAPANSPVKTWSDLKGKKVGASKPNAATTVIAATIADQVYGVKSSDYSIISGNEGRLAQFLAQDQIDAAVIRTFTYDQIGKKLNLRKLGELPNEWKAVSGNNVPPYLAVGIARADYLKQHPEVVAKVVKSWINLDKWGSAHKQEVIDIVTKRAGMTPENAGIYVNRWKNAYRVSLDDKVLKTLKSEHDAFARIGLVKGQFTKDIYDQEPYLKAAGKK; this comes from the coding sequence ATGCGTAAATTGATAGTGATGTTCATGATGTTGATCGCTTTTGCCGGATCGACATTTGCGGCCGGAAAGGAAAAAGTCCGGGTGGGGTACTGGACAAGCGGAATCAGTCTGGGGTACGGAGCCGTTCTTGAGGAAACAAGGATTCTTGAGAAGAATGGCGTGGATGTCGAATATGTGCGCTTCCCGGATCTGCTGGCGCAGATACAGGCGCTTTCGACTGGCGATATTGATGTTGCCTATGCCGCTCCGATGACGGCTGTTTTCGGTGCCATCAACGATGGTGTGCCCATCAAGATCATTGCGGCTACACAACTGGCGGATGCGGTTGTTGTCGCTCCGGCCAATTCGCCTGTCAAGACGTGGAGTGATCTGAAAGGCAAGAAAGTCGGCGCTTCCAAGCCGAATGCGGCGACAACGGTGATTGCCGCTACGATTGCCGATCAGGTATATGGTGTCAAAAGCAGTGACTACAGCATTATTTCAGGCAATGAAGGAAGGCTGGCACAGTTTCTGGCGCAGGATCAGATCGATGCCGCAGTCATTCGTACGTTTACATATGACCAGATCGGCAAGAAACTGAATCTGAGAAAACTGGGTGAATTGCCGAATGAGTGGAAAGCGGTATCGGGAAACAATGTTCCGCCTTATCTCGCAGTAGGTATCGCCCGTGCAGATTATCTCAAACAGCATCCGGAGGTGGTGGCCAAGGTCGTCAAGTCATGGATCAATCTGGACAAATGGGGAAGTGCCCACAAACAGGAAGTTATCGACATCGTAACCAAACGCGCCGGAATGACGCCGGAAAATGCCGGAATTTATGTCAATCGCTGGAAGAATGCTTATCGGGTTTCTCTAGATGACAAGGTACTGAAAACACTGAAATCCGAACATGATGCCTTTGCCAGAATCGGTCTTGTCAAAGGACAGTTCACGAAAGATATCTATGATCAGGAACCTTATCTGAAAGCGGCAGGTAAAAAATGA